Proteins encoded in a region of the Amia ocellicauda isolate fAmiCal2 chromosome 19, fAmiCal2.hap1, whole genome shotgun sequence genome:
- the zbtb37 gene encoding zinc finger and BTB domain-containing protein 37, translating into MERAGSIQLEIPDFSNSVLSHLNQLRMQGRLCDIVVNVQGQSFRAHKVVLAASSPYFRDHMSLSEMSTVSLSVIRNPTVFEQLLSFCYTGRLCLQLADIISYLTAASFLQMQHIIDKCTQILESIHFKISVADVEAELSQGPRGKHQERSLESGRGGGAPRSLSPRHGSPRASRRGGGGVLDVRGVSPPGESMSPQIIEHGGSEGLGKEPILRINRAGQWYVETGLEAGRGRGLDEDVRVVDGLRIKTERLEEWMGAETQASGEEGSSAEEVTAMMIDTTGHSSLAQEGFSIGASGAKGSQPSSSFSETDRFSPTGSVVVMAERQRAKSESPGRVDDQRQPTSQGEEQKVFDMGGYEEYLREQVGDRWFRYNPRLTCIYCCKSFNQKGSLDRHMRLHMGITPFVCRICGKKYTRKDQLEYHIRKHTGNKPFHCHVCGKSFPFQAILNQHFRKNHPGCAPQEVSHSASPETTVTSRGQNEDESPSQEEAGGGGSTFSNEAVQPSVSTTGPD; encoded by the exons ATGGAGCGAGCGGGCAGCATCCAGCTGGAGATCCCTGACTTCAGCAACTCTGTGCTGTCTCACCTGAACCAGCTGCGCATGCAGGGCCGGCTGTGCGACATCGTTGTCAACGTGCAGGGCCAGAGCTTCAGAGCCCACAAGGTGGTGCTGGCTGCCAGCTCGCCCTACTTCCGTGACCACATGTCCCTGAGTGAGATGAGCACCGTGTCACTGTCAGTCATCCGCAACCCCACTGTCTTCGAGCAGCTGCTCTCCTTCTGCTACACTGGTCGCCTCTGCCTGCAGCTGGCTGACATCATCAGCTACCTGACAGCCGCCAGCTTCCTGCAGATGCAGCACATCATTGACAAGTGCACCCAGATCCTAGAGAGCATCCATTTCAAAATCAGCGTGGCCGATGTGGAGGCCGAGCTGAGCCAGGGTCCCAGGGGGAAGCACCAGGAGCGCTCTCTGGagtcggggagggggggaggagcACCGCGGTCCCTCAGCCCCCGCCACGGGAGCCCCCGGGCCAGCCGGCGGGGAGGCGGGGGGGTGCTGGACGTGCGGGGGGTCAGCCCACCGGGGGAGTCCATGAGCCCACAGATCATCGAGCACGGGGGTTCAGAGGGGCTGGGAAAGGAGCCCATCCTGCGTATCAACCGGGCAGGCCAGTGGTATGTGGAGACGGGGCTGGAGGcggggcgggggcgggggctGGACGAAGACGTGCGGGTGGTGGATGGCCTGCGGATCAAGACAGAGCGGCTGGAGGAGTGGATGGGTGCAGAGACACAGGCGTCCGGGGAGGAAGGCAGCAGTGCAGAGGAGGTGACCGCTATGATGATCGACACCACCGGCCACAGCTCGCTGGCTCAAGAGGGCTTCAGCATCGGGGCCTCGGGGGCCAAGGGCTCCCAGCCCTCCAGCAGCTTCAGTGAGACAGACAG GTTCAGCCCCACAGGCAGTGTGGTAGTGATGGCAGAGCGCCAGAGGGCCAAAAGCGAGTCTCCAGGGCGGGTGGATGACCAGAGGCAGCCCACCTCACAG GGCGAGGAGCAGAAAGTGTTCGACATGGGCGGCTACGAGGAGTACCTCCGTGAGCAGGTGGGCGACCGCTGGTTCCGCTACAACCCACGCCTGACCTGCATCTACTGCTGCAAGTCCTTCAACCAGAAGGGCAGCCTGGACCGCCACATGCGGCTGCACATGGGCATCACACCCTTCGTGTGCCGCATCTGTGGCAAGAAGTACACGCGCAAGGACCAGCTGGAGTACCACATCCGCAAGCACACCGGCAACAAGCCCTTCCACTGCCATGTGTGCGGCAAGAGCTTCCCCTTCCAAGCCATCCTCAACCAGCACTTCCGCAAGAACCACCCTGGCTGCGCCCCCCAGGAGGTCTCTCACAGCGCCTCCCCAGAGACCACCGTCACCTCGCGGGGCCAGAACGAGGATGAGTCCCCCTCACAGGAGGAGGCGGGGGGCGGCGGCAGCACTTTCAGCAACGAAGCTGTGCAGCCCTCCGTCTCAACCACTGGTCCTGACTGA